The following are encoded in a window of Paenibacillus polymyxa genomic DNA:
- a CDS encoding DinB family protein — MQTFFRYNWMIREQWYRWCEEVSQEELLKQRVGGVGGILKTLFHIVDVEWSWIQTIQGKPDFQEDFSLYDTLNKVRELDAKFRLDVEPFVLAWHDGLERKRFEDHLPDGRIVIDAWGEVMRHVIAHQIHHIGQLSIWSRELGKPPVSANVIGKGLIESDSGID; from the coding sequence ATGCAGACTTTTTTTCGTTACAACTGGATGATTCGGGAACAATGGTACCGCTGGTGTGAAGAGGTGTCGCAGGAGGAATTACTGAAACAACGCGTCGGCGGAGTCGGCGGCATTCTAAAGACACTCTTTCATATCGTTGATGTAGAGTGGAGCTGGATTCAAACGATTCAGGGCAAACCCGACTTTCAAGAGGACTTCTCTCTCTATGATACGCTCAACAAAGTCCGTGAGCTGGATGCAAAGTTTCGACTCGATGTCGAGCCGTTCGTGCTCGCCTGGCATGATGGTCTGGAACGGAAAAGATTCGAAGATCACCTCCCGGACGGCAGGATTGTAATTGATGCGTGGGGCGAGGTGATGCGGCATGTCATTGCCCACCAAATCCACCATATTGGGCAGTTGTCCATATGGTCTCGGGAGCTAGGCAAGCCTCCGGTTTCGGCCAATGTAATCGGCAAAGGGCTGATTGAAAGCGATAGTGGAATCGATTAG
- a CDS encoding superoxide dismutase, whose product MAFQLPELPYAKDALEPHIDALTVEIHHDRHHNTYVTNLNAALESAPELQSKSLEDLISNLDSVPESIRTAVRNNGGGHHNHSLFWEVIGPNGGGQPTGAIAEAISNELGGYDKFKEDFTKAATTRFGSGWAWLVVGKDGKLAITSTPNQDSPLSEGLTPVLGLDVWEHAYYLKYQNKRPDYIAAFYNVINWDEVNKRYAAAKK is encoded by the coding sequence ATGGCATTTCAATTACCAGAACTTCCTTACGCAAAAGACGCACTGGAACCGCACATTGATGCACTGACAGTAGAAATTCACCATGATCGTCACCATAACACATATGTAACGAACTTAAACGCAGCTCTAGAGAGCGCTCCTGAACTGCAAAGCAAAAGCCTGGAGGATCTGATCTCCAATCTGGACAGCGTTCCTGAAAGCATCCGCACTGCGGTTCGCAACAACGGTGGTGGACACCACAACCACAGCCTGTTCTGGGAAGTTATCGGTCCTAACGGCGGCGGACAACCGACAGGTGCTATTGCTGAAGCAATCAGCAACGAGCTGGGCGGCTACGACAAATTTAAAGAAGACTTCACTAAAGCAGCTACAACACGTTTTGGTAGCGGCTGGGCTTGGTTGGTTGTCGGCAAAGACGGCAAACTGGCGATCACTAGCACTCCAAACCAGGATAGCCCGCTGTCTGAAGGTCTGACTCCGGTACTTGGACTGGACGTTTGGGAGCATGCTTACTACCTGAAATATCAAAACAAACGCCCAGACTACATTGCAGCATTCTACAATGTAATCAACTGGGATGAAGTAAACAAACGTTACGCGGCTGCAAAGAAATAA
- a CDS encoding GNAT family N-acetyltransferase, with protein MHVRSFQLSDVNSVTELMQIALSEECYKETVSAFARQLSWDSGLIIVAEEEGEIVGALIGTMDQNDGCYYRIAIHPDRRRMGIGKSLVESMEQRFQQRKVSRIWVAGDKHNSAAMPLYEAMGYGASQILQAFQKLSILAPH; from the coding sequence ATGCACGTTCGTTCCTTTCAATTAAGTGATGTGAACTCAGTAACGGAACTCATGCAAATTGCCTTGTCAGAGGAGTGCTACAAAGAGACGGTGAGTGCGTTTGCCCGTCAGCTTTCGTGGGATTCCGGTTTGATCATCGTTGCAGAAGAAGAGGGAGAGATCGTTGGTGCTTTGATCGGCACGATGGATCAGAATGATGGTTGTTACTATCGTATCGCTATTCACCCGGATCGTCGTCGGATGGGAATCGGCAAATCGCTTGTGGAGTCCATGGAGCAGCGTTTTCAGCAACGTAAGGTTAGCCGTATTTGGGTAGCAGGGGACAAGCATAACAGTGCGGCCATGCCTTTGTACGAAGCGATGGGCTATGGAGCAAGCCAGATTTTACAGGCTTTTCAGAAGCTGAGTATTTTGGCGCCTCATTAA
- the lepB gene encoding signal peptidase I: MDALAPSSGPLPSPETSKQAGRSGYIRDWLVTLLIAMVVLLLLNLFVFNLSTVRGHSMQPTLMESQHLFVNKLVYNFHDPGRGDIVILKDPDSKLSSPRFLVKRVIGIPGDVIRVEHNQLYVNGELLNEPYTNSNVEDGDYGPFTVEPEHFFVMGDNRHIAASKDSRYFGSIKSQDLLGRAEFIFWPISEWKWL; the protein is encoded by the coding sequence ATGGACGCTTTGGCTCCTTCGTCAGGCCCGCTTCCCTCACCGGAAACGTCCAAACAAGCAGGCCGCTCTGGTTACATACGCGATTGGTTAGTCACTCTGCTGATCGCCATGGTCGTCTTGCTGCTTCTGAACCTGTTCGTATTTAACTTGTCCACGGTCAGAGGACACTCGATGCAGCCGACGCTAATGGAAAGCCAGCATTTGTTCGTTAACAAGCTGGTTTATAATTTTCATGATCCGGGCAGGGGGGACATTGTGATTTTAAAAGATCCCGATTCCAAGCTGTCGAGCCCAAGATTTTTAGTGAAAAGAGTCATAGGTATTCCCGGAGATGTAATCCGAGTTGAACATAATCAATTGTATGTGAACGGTGAGCTGCTAAATGAACCTTACACCAACTCTAACGTGGAGGATGGTGATTATGGTCCCTTTACGGTGGAGCCGGAGCACTTTTTTGTCATGGGGGATAATCGCCATATTGCAGCAAGCAAGGATAGCCGCTATTTTGGCAGCATTAAATCTCAAGATTTACTGGGACGTGCAGAATTTATATTTTGGCCGATATCTGAGTGGAAATGGCTATAG
- the rnhA gene encoding ribonuclease HI, whose protein sequence is MKEVMVYTDGACSGNPGPGGWGIVLLYGEHRKELSGAEKMTTNNRMEIKSVIEALKLLKEPCHVKVHSDSAYVVNCFKQGWIKNWLRNGWRNSKNQPVENKELWEELWELMGKHEVEYVKVKGHSDNELNNRCDFLATSAVKNLR, encoded by the coding sequence ATGAAAGAAGTGATGGTATATACCGACGGTGCTTGTTCTGGAAATCCGGGCCCTGGGGGCTGGGGGATCGTTTTGCTGTATGGGGAGCATCGTAAGGAGCTGTCAGGTGCCGAGAAAATGACGACAAACAACCGTATGGAGATCAAGTCTGTGATTGAAGCACTGAAGCTGCTCAAGGAGCCTTGCCATGTGAAAGTACACAGTGACTCTGCCTATGTCGTCAATTGCTTTAAACAGGGCTGGATTAAGAATTGGCTTCGTAATGGCTGGCGCAACAGTAAAAATCAGCCAGTGGAGAACAAGGAACTATGGGAAGAACTGTGGGAACTGATGGGTAAGCATGAGGTTGAATATGTGAAGGTTAAGGGGCACAGTGACAACGAACTGAATAATCGCTGTGATTTTCTGGCGACCAGTGCTGTTAAAAATTTACGGTAG
- the queG gene encoding tRNA epoxyqueuosine(34) reductase QueG → MQRGLTQTAAGTASTWAALKQEIIEAAPGLGIDSIGFASADPFLSLKAILEEHRAKGYESGFEEPDIDKRIYPELYGSQPASLIAIAVAYPSKMKDPPKSDKGKYRGILARSAWGKDYHLVLREAMEKLEAFISERVPDAILKNMVDTGELSDRAVAERAGIGFSGKNTMMISPTLGSWIYLGELLTNIPFQPDEPVTDGCGECTKCLDACPTGALVGPGQLNAQRCVSFLTQTKGFLDEEFMRKIGNRLYGCDTCQMVCPKNRGLNWDHHPELTPDPEIVKPLLLPLLDLSNREFKDRFGQSAAAWRGKKPIQRNAVIGLGNFKDISAVPKLTEVLLDDPRPELRGTAAWALSRIGGENAMTAIKQASEKEQHEQVREMIAQAHSKLEEQEQAEQQKASESSKSEVTAEDSQGPTTIYYDEMETPVGTLTLCATDRGLCRIDYGVFHAREALLQQWARTWIGEYVYVQEPDKLREAADQLREYFAGERREFSIAYDLRGTPFQEQVWRALQNIPYGQSVSYKDIAESIGRAKAVRAVGEANNKNPLPILFPCHRVSGENGSLVGYAGGLPVKTKLLDLEKQ, encoded by the coding sequence ATGCAACGCGGATTGACTCAGACGGCTGCCGGAACCGCTTCGACTTGGGCTGCGCTCAAGCAGGAAATTATTGAGGCAGCTCCAGGGCTGGGTATCGACTCCATCGGGTTCGCATCCGCCGACCCCTTTCTGTCTCTGAAAGCTATATTGGAAGAGCATCGTGCGAAAGGCTATGAATCCGGCTTTGAGGAGCCAGATATTGATAAGCGGATCTACCCGGAGCTGTATGGCTCACAGCCTGCATCTCTGATTGCTATTGCGGTGGCGTACCCTTCTAAAATGAAGGACCCGCCGAAGTCGGACAAGGGGAAGTACCGTGGTATTTTGGCGCGTTCAGCCTGGGGGAAAGATTATCATCTGGTACTACGCGAAGCGATGGAAAAGCTTGAGGCTTTTATAAGTGAGCGGGTGCCTGATGCCATATTGAAAAACATGGTGGATACCGGAGAACTGTCGGATCGAGCCGTTGCGGAACGCGCAGGGATTGGTTTTAGCGGCAAAAATACGATGATGATTTCACCGACGCTGGGATCATGGATTTATCTAGGTGAGCTGTTGACGAACATTCCTTTCCAGCCAGATGAACCGGTAACGGATGGTTGCGGCGAGTGTACCAAATGTTTGGATGCCTGTCCTACGGGCGCGCTTGTGGGTCCTGGGCAGCTGAATGCCCAGCGGTGTGTGTCCTTTTTGACGCAAACGAAGGGCTTTCTGGATGAGGAGTTTATGCGGAAGATAGGGAATCGGCTGTACGGATGTGATACCTGCCAAATGGTATGCCCCAAAAATCGGGGTCTCAACTGGGATCACCATCCCGAGCTTACACCCGATCCTGAAATTGTGAAGCCGTTGCTGCTGCCGTTATTGGATTTGAGCAACCGTGAATTTAAAGACCGATTCGGTCAAAGTGCAGCGGCTTGGCGGGGGAAGAAGCCCATTCAACGCAATGCGGTCATTGGACTGGGCAATTTCAAGGATATCAGCGCGGTGCCCAAATTAACGGAGGTTTTATTGGATGATCCGCGTCCCGAGCTGCGAGGCACGGCGGCGTGGGCTTTGAGTCGAATAGGAGGAGAAAACGCTATGACAGCGATCAAGCAAGCATCAGAGAAGGAACAACATGAGCAAGTACGCGAAATGATCGCGCAAGCGCATTCCAAACTAGAGGAACAAGAGCAGGCAGAACAGCAAAAGGCGTCTGAATCATCAAAATCAGAAGTAACGGCCGAGGACTCGCAGGGTCCAACTACGATTTATTATGATGAAATGGAGACACCTGTGGGCACGTTGACGCTGTGCGCTACAGATCGGGGGCTGTGCCGAATAGACTATGGCGTTTTTCATGCGAGGGAAGCACTGCTTCAGCAATGGGCCCGGACATGGATTGGGGAATATGTCTATGTGCAGGAACCTGACAAACTGCGCGAAGCCGCAGATCAACTGCGTGAATATTTTGCGGGAGAACGACGGGAATTTAGTATAGCCTATGATTTGAGAGGGACTCCTTTTCAAGAACAGGTATGGCGTGCACTGCAAAATATTCCGTACGGGCAAAGTGTGTCCTACAAAGATATTGCGGAATCGATCGGCCGAGCCAAGGCGGTACGTGCTGTTGGGGAAGCAAATAATAAAAATCCGTTACCCATCCTGTTTCCATGTCATCGGGTATCGGGTGAAAACGGAAGTTTGGTCGGTTATGCTGGAGGCTTGCCAGTCAAGACGAAGCTGCTGGATTTGGAGAAACAATAA
- a CDS encoding YneF family protein: MVWNIVIPIITLIAGLVGGFFIGAYYLRKQLEKMQNDPETLQKMAKQMGYNLNGKQMQKAQQMMKNQQFSKNQPGPRKNQGRRK, translated from the coding sequence GTGGTGTGGAATATTGTCATTCCGATTATTACCCTGATTGCTGGTTTGGTTGGGGGATTTTTCATCGGTGCTTATTATCTTCGTAAACAGCTTGAAAAGATGCAAAACGACCCTGAAACGCTGCAAAAAATGGCCAAACAGATGGGTTATAACCTGAATGGGAAACAAATGCAAAAAGCCCAGCAGATGATGAAGAACCAACAGTTCTCCAAAAATCAGCCTGGTCCGCGTAAAAATCAGGGCCGTCGGAAATAA
- the folE gene encoding GTP cyclohydrolase I FolE, producing MAGVKDYINRKAADNRDKIEYHVEQILQLIGEDPKREGLLETPARVARMYEEIFAGYEVDPRDALGVTFDENHEELVIVKDIVYYSQCEHHMAPFFGKVHIGYVPSGKIVGLSKLARLVEAVTRRLQVQERITSQIADILNEAVSAHGVMVVVEGEHLCMCARGVKKPGSKTVTSAVRGTFRDDAAQRAEFLSLLKD from the coding sequence GTGGCTGGCGTAAAAGATTATATTAACCGCAAAGCTGCGGATAACCGGGATAAAATCGAGTACCATGTGGAGCAGATTTTACAACTGATCGGTGAGGACCCCAAGCGTGAAGGGTTATTGGAAACACCGGCACGCGTTGCGCGCATGTATGAGGAAATATTTGCGGGTTATGAGGTTGATCCCCGGGATGCGTTGGGTGTGACATTTGACGAGAATCACGAGGAGCTTGTGATCGTGAAGGACATCGTTTATTACAGCCAGTGTGAACACCATATGGCTCCTTTCTTCGGAAAAGTGCATATCGGCTATGTACCCAGCGGCAAAATTGTAGGACTGAGCAAGCTTGCACGTCTGGTAGAGGCAGTGACCCGCCGATTGCAGGTACAGGAGCGTATTACTTCACAGATCGCTGATATTTTAAATGAAGCAGTCTCCGCTCACGGGGTTATGGTGGTCGTGGAAGGCGAGCACCTGTGCATGTGTGCAAGAGGTGTCAAAAAGCCTGGTAGCAAAACGGTAACGTCTGCGGTACGTGGTACGTTTCGTGATGATGCAGCACAGCGCGCAGAATTTCTGTCGCTGCTCAAGGATTGA
- a CDS encoding lipoate--protein ligase family protein, which produces MENVHRSTEKTTALPELQWFEAPLAATQEDVLSPLAWEELACRQVGKGAAPILHLWRHPSALVIGHRDRRLPYAPQAMERVRSAGTSVCVRPSGGAAVMLDRGVLNLSLILPNPQRAISLHEDFRLMAALIADALVPWSGEAQTGEIPGSFCPGDYDVSVRGRKFCGIAQRRQAKAYIITAFVMIEGSGVERAQAVQEFYTEASGDTSAGVQQQDYPRVNPATMGSLAELAGVPSVEAYTASLRRVVESRTTIVPADGWLVQPEGLTEQMAALRERYDLQV; this is translated from the coding sequence ATGGAGAATGTACATAGATCAACAGAAAAAACAACAGCTTTGCCTGAGTTGCAGTGGTTTGAAGCGCCACTCGCGGCCACTCAGGAGGACGTTTTGTCTCCGCTGGCTTGGGAGGAGCTGGCCTGTCGGCAAGTAGGGAAAGGAGCTGCACCCATTTTGCATCTTTGGCGGCATCCGTCAGCGCTTGTGATCGGTCACCGGGACCGCAGGCTTCCCTACGCCCCGCAGGCGATGGAGCGAGTGCGCAGCGCGGGAACCTCGGTATGCGTACGCCCCTCGGGTGGAGCAGCCGTCATGCTGGACAGGGGGGTGCTGAACCTGTCCTTGATCCTGCCGAATCCACAGCGGGCCATCAGCCTGCATGAGGATTTCCGGCTCATGGCAGCGCTAATTGCCGATGCGCTGGTTCCGTGGTCTGGCGAGGCGCAGACCGGAGAAATCCCCGGGTCCTTCTGTCCCGGGGATTACGATGTCAGCGTCCGAGGCCGCAAGTTTTGCGGCATTGCACAGCGGCGCCAAGCCAAGGCGTATATCATCACAGCTTTCGTGATGATTGAGGGCAGTGGTGTAGAGCGTGCACAGGCGGTACAGGAGTTCTACACAGAGGCATCCGGAGACACGTCGGCAGGCGTGCAGCAGCAGGATTACCCCCGGGTGAATCCAGCAACGATGGGTAGCCTGGCAGAGCTGGCTGGAGTGCCGTCTGTTGAGGCGTACACGGCATCTCTGCGCCGTGTCGTTGAGAGCCGGACAACCATTGTACCTGCCGATGGCTGGCTGGTACAACCGGAAGGATTGACCGAACAAATGGCAGCACTCAGAGAGCGATACGATTTGCAGGTGTAG
- a CDS encoding Fe-Mn family superoxide dismutase produces the protein MLSTYGSFLPLRVLEEIRHWKQQESWHVEVIKSATEGLEPAYVQLLDDWRTVFEQTERTAIELLEEQRSALDPADQAWHQEWKQMSAAPQAHTHEFTEHSKQSRGLDASSSVKMPLSESASNSQLDSQELNRRLDDLLQTANRQSQEYVRQLGLLSEHSHALRQQPKSAGVVLHAAHESQYFLISTTPFQEPGSIARAARLYHVATEGENYPEEAFRERQAGIRGEGAWTTKGVKSSQAQPSAEEKNSIGRSVPIGGHRLPPLPYPYNALEPYIDEKTMRIHHNKHHLSYVNDLNKAEKKLEEARKTGDFDLVKHWERELAFNGAGHYLHTLFWTIMSPQGGGNPSGPLAEQIKKDFGSYEAFKKQFSSAAEKVEGGGWAILVWSPRAGRLEILQAEKHQNLTQWESIPLLALDVWEHAYYLKHQAERNKYIEDWWHVVNWPEVAERYTQASKLRWQPF, from the coding sequence ATGCTGAGTACTTATGGGTCTTTCCTGCCCTTACGTGTGCTGGAGGAAATTCGGCATTGGAAGCAGCAGGAAAGTTGGCATGTGGAAGTGATTAAATCCGCTACCGAGGGACTGGAGCCTGCATATGTGCAGCTGCTTGATGATTGGCGGACTGTATTCGAACAGACGGAACGCACCGCCATAGAGCTGCTTGAAGAGCAACGGAGCGCACTCGATCCGGCAGATCAGGCGTGGCATCAGGAGTGGAAACAGATGTCGGCTGCTCCACAAGCACATACACACGAATTCACTGAACATTCAAAACAGTCAAGAGGATTAGACGCATCATCATCTGTAAAGATGCCATTATCAGAGTCAGCCTCAAACTCTCAGCTTGACTCACAAGAATTAAATCGTCGATTAGACGATTTGCTGCAAACCGCAAACCGTCAGTCACAGGAGTATGTACGGCAGCTCGGGCTGCTAAGCGAGCACAGTCACGCATTGCGTCAGCAACCAAAATCCGCCGGAGTTGTATTACACGCGGCACATGAAAGCCAATATTTCCTGATCTCAACAACCCCCTTTCAGGAACCTGGCTCCATCGCAAGGGCTGCTAGGTTGTATCATGTAGCTACAGAGGGTGAGAATTACCCAGAGGAAGCGTTTCGAGAACGGCAGGCAGGCATAAGGGGAGAAGGCGCATGGACGACTAAAGGCGTCAAGTCCAGCCAGGCGCAACCTTCGGCAGAGGAAAAAAACTCAATCGGCCGGTCGGTTCCTATTGGGGGACATCGGCTACCGCCGCTCCCCTACCCCTATAATGCGCTTGAACCGTATATTGATGAGAAAACAATGCGTATTCACCATAACAAGCATCATTTGAGCTATGTGAATGACCTGAATAAAGCGGAAAAGAAACTGGAAGAAGCCCGAAAAACAGGTGATTTTGACCTCGTAAAGCATTGGGAACGAGAACTGGCATTCAACGGCGCAGGCCATTATCTGCATACTCTTTTTTGGACGATCATGAGTCCTCAAGGTGGTGGAAACCCAAGCGGCCCGCTGGCTGAACAGATTAAAAAGGATTTTGGCAGCTACGAGGCATTCAAAAAGCAATTCAGTTCGGCAGCCGAAAAGGTCGAGGGTGGCGGCTGGGCTATCCTGGTATGGAGTCCACGCGCGGGACGACTTGAAATTTTGCAGGCCGAAAAGCACCAGAATCTGACTCAATGGGAGTCCATTCCGCTGCTGGCGCTAGATGTATGGGAACATGCATATTACTTAAAGCATCAGGCCGAACGCAACAAATACATTGAAGATTGGTGGCATGTCGTTAACTGGCCAGAGGTTGCAGAGCGCTATACCCAAGCCTCCAAACTGAGATGGCAACCCTTCTAA
- a CDS encoding alpha/beta hydrolase — protein MISTSQRNAQLQTAVQEPSTPLFNPRLLRFKHVVIALLLSVVFFLLFCFIALHAYIAWVLTNPTVAPLYSNPMQAKSMPYEEVSFPAKDGSRMVQGWYIPADQSRKTIIFSHGYGANREESWIPMYDLAHYAHSLNFNVVMFDYGFASQNSKAVATGGKAESQQLLGAIQLAKQRGSSEIIVWGFSMGAGTALQAGLQTKDVDAMILDSTFLLEPDTLYHNIHNQINLPRHPSLEILELLFPVLNGTSLHQIPYQEVKKENYPFPIMFVHGTQDEKAPYPIAEKLAANQTNPLSSVWIVKNGIHELIFREHPREYLRRVSTFLSNVQELEDKKTTADAHKQTNTK, from the coding sequence ATGATTTCGACATCCCAGCGCAACGCTCAGCTACAGACCGCTGTTCAGGAGCCGTCCACCCCACTCTTTAATCCCCGTCTGCTGCGGTTCAAGCACGTTGTGATTGCTCTGCTGCTGTCGGTCGTCTTTTTTCTGTTGTTTTGTTTTATTGCCTTGCATGCTTACATCGCATGGGTTCTTACGAATCCCACCGTTGCACCACTGTACTCTAATCCGATGCAGGCCAAAAGCATGCCTTATGAGGAAGTCAGCTTCCCTGCCAAGGATGGTAGCCGCATGGTACAAGGCTGGTATATCCCGGCGGATCAATCGCGGAAAACGATTATTTTCAGCCATGGTTATGGGGCTAACCGCGAAGAAAGCTGGATTCCCATGTATGATCTGGCGCATTATGCCCACAGTTTGAACTTTAATGTGGTCATGTTCGATTATGGATTTGCGTCACAAAACAGCAAAGCAGTCGCAACCGGAGGCAAAGCAGAATCCCAACAGCTCCTCGGAGCAATTCAGCTTGCGAAGCAACGCGGCTCATCGGAGATTATCGTATGGGGCTTCTCCATGGGGGCAGGAACCGCTCTTCAGGCGGGCTTGCAAACCAAGGATGTGGACGCAATGATTTTGGACAGCACCTTCCTGCTGGAACCAGATACGCTGTACCATAACATTCACAATCAAATTAATCTGCCAAGGCATCCGTCTTTGGAAATTCTGGAGTTGCTGTTTCCAGTTTTGAACGGTACCAGCTTGCATCAGATTCCATATCAGGAGGTTAAAAAGGAAAACTACCCGTTCCCGATCATGTTTGTGCATGGTACACAGGATGAAAAAGCTCCTTATCCTATTGCGGAAAAGCTCGCTGCCAATCAAACCAACCCGCTTTCCAGTGTATGGATTGTTAAAAACGGGATACATGAGCTTATTTTTAGAGAGCACCCTCGTGAATATTTGCGACGGGTATCGACGTTTCTAAGCAATGTACAGGAGCTGGAGGACAAGAAAACCACCGCTGATGCCCACAAACAAACGAATACGAAGTAA
- a CDS encoding IclR family transcriptional regulator: MEDRKLTVRAVERALDILLCFTANSDLGLTEIASKIGLHKSTVHRLLTTLEDRGFVVRNAETEKYRLGFRIWELSTHLSQSDEPAVLLQPAMEGLRDRLGETVSLYLRDGSMRIRIQAVQSNQAIRRVAPVGARMPLAVGASSKVLAAFMPPQELEALLSGDEWPPSVDPEVYKAQLQDIREKGYATSYEEREPGAAAVAAPIVNRKGQVTAALSVSGPVSRLAPETLHDFAPILIEAAKEMGLMLP; encoded by the coding sequence ATGGAAGACCGTAAATTAACCGTTCGCGCTGTAGAGCGTGCACTTGATATACTGCTGTGTTTTACTGCAAATTCGGATCTTGGCCTGACGGAGATTGCCTCCAAAATTGGTCTACATAAAAGCACGGTTCATCGGCTGCTGACTACGTTGGAGGATCGGGGCTTTGTCGTTCGGAATGCCGAAACGGAAAAATATCGACTTGGCTTCCGCATTTGGGAGCTATCCACGCATTTGTCCCAAAGTGACGAGCCGGCGGTGCTGTTACAACCTGCAATGGAAGGACTACGTGACCGTCTGGGGGAGACGGTCAGCTTGTACTTACGGGACGGCAGCATGCGTATTCGCATACAAGCCGTGCAGAGCAATCAGGCGATCCGCAGGGTCGCGCCTGTAGGTGCGCGTATGCCGCTGGCTGTAGGGGCCTCCAGCAAGGTGCTGGCGGCCTTTATGCCGCCGCAGGAGCTGGAAGCCCTGCTAAGCGGGGATGAATGGCCGCCCTCAGTAGACCCGGAGGTCTATAAAGCCCAGCTGCAGGACATTCGCGAGAAGGGCTATGCGACCAGCTATGAAGAACGGGAGCCAGGGGCTGCTGCTGTGGCAGCGCCAATTGTGAACCGGAAGGGACAGGTCACTGCGGCTTTATCTGTATCCGGCCCGGTCAGCCGACTTGCACCCGAGACGCTACATGACTTTGCTCCGATTTTGATCGAAGCGGCGAAGGAAATGGGGCTTATGCTTCCGTAA